A part of Escherichia marmotae genomic DNA contains:
- the waaA gene encoding lipid IV(A) 3-deoxy-D-manno-octulosonic acid transferase: MLELLYTALLYLIQPLIWIRLWVRGRKAPAYRKRWGERYGFYRHPLKQGGIMLHSVSVGETLAAIPLVRALRHRYPDLPITVTTMTPTGSERVQSAFGKDVQHVYLPYDLPDALNRFLNKVDPKLVLIMETELWPNLIAALHKRKIPLVIANARLSARSAAGYAKLGKFVRRLLRRITLIAAQNEEDGARFVALGAKNNQVTVTGSLKFDISVTPQLAAKAVTLRRQWAPHRPVWIATSTHDGEESVVIAAHQALLQQFPNLLLILVPRHPERFPDAINLVRQAGLSYITRSSGEIPSASTQVVIGDTMGELMLLYGIADLAFVGGSLVERGGHNPLEAAAHAIPVLMGPHTFNFKDICARLEQASGLITVTDAASLAKEVSSLLTDADYRSFYGRHAVEVLYQNQGALQRLLQLLEPYLPPKTH; the protein is encoded by the coding sequence ATGCTTGAATTGCTTTACACCGCCCTTCTCTACCTTATTCAGCCGTTGATCTGGATACGGCTTTGGGTGCGCGGACGTAAGGCTCCGGCCTATCGAAAACGCTGGGGTGAACGTTACGGTTTTTACCGCCATCCGCTGAAACAAGGCGGCATCATGCTGCACTCCGTCTCCGTCGGTGAAACCCTGGCGGCGATCCCGTTGGTGCGTGCGCTGCGTCATCGCTATCCTGATTTGCCAATTACCGTCACGACTATGACGCCGACCGGCTCGGAACGCGTGCAATCTGCTTTCGGTAAAGATGTTCAGCACGTCTATCTGCCTTACGATCTACCCGATGCGCTCAACCGTTTTCTTAATAAAGTCGATCCTAAACTGGTGTTGATTATGGAAACGGAGCTGTGGCCTAACCTGATTGCGGCACTACATAAGCGCAAGATCCCGCTGGTTATCGCCAACGCGCGACTTTCTGCACGCTCTGCGGCGGGGTACGCCAAACTGGGCAAATTTGTTCGTCGCTTGTTGCGTCGTATTACACTAATCGCCGCGCAAAACGAAGAAGATGGCGCGCGTTTTGTGGCGCTGGGCGCAAAAAATAATCAGGTGACTGTTACTGGTAGCCTGAAATTCGATATCTCGGTAACTCCGCAGCTAGCCGCTAAAGCAGTAACACTGCGCCGCCAGTGGGCACCTCATCGTCCGGTATGGATTGCCACCAGCACTCACGATGGCGAAGAGAGTGTGGTGATTGCCGCACATCAGGCGCTGTTGCAGCAGTTCCCTAATTTATTGCTTATTCTTGTTCCACGTCATCCGGAACGCTTCCCGGATGCGATTAACCTTGTCCGCCAGGCTGGGCTAAGCTATATCACACGCTCTTCCGGAGAAATCCCTTCCGCCAGTACACAAGTGGTAATTGGCGATACGATGGGCGAGCTGATGCTGCTGTATGGCATTGCCGATCTCGCTTTTGTTGGCGGTTCATTGGTCGAACGCGGTGGGCATAATCCGCTGGAAGCCGCCGCACACGCTATTCCGGTACTGATGGGGCCGCATACTTTTAACTTTAAAGACATTTGCGCACGGCTGGAGCAGGCAAGCGGGCTGATTACCGTCACCGATGCCGCGTCACTGGCAAAAGAGGTTTCCTCTTTGCTCACTGACGCCGATTACCGTAGTTTCTATGGCCGTCATGCCGTTGAAGTGCTGTATCAAAACCAGGGCGCGCTGCAGCGTCTGCTTCAACTGCTGGAACCTTACCTGCCACCGAAAACGCATTGA
- the rfaQ gene encoding lipopolysaccharide core heptosyltransferase RfaQ, whose translation MEKPFRKILVIKMRYHGDMLLTTPVISTLKQNYPDAKIDMLLYQDTIPILSENPEINALYGISNKSAGTFDKIKNVLSLIKTLRANNYDLVINLTDQWMVALLVRCLPAQVKISQLYGHRQHSIWKKSFTHLAPIHGTHIVERNLSVLEPLGITDFYTDTTMSYAEDCWKKMRQELDALGVKEHYVVIQPTARQIFKCWDNDKFSKVIDALQQRGYQVVLTCGPSADDLACIDEIVQGCQTKPVAGLAGKTRFTELGALIDHAVLFIGVDSAPGHIAAAVKTPIISLFGATDHIFWRPWTENIIQFWAGNYQQMPSRHELDRNKKYLSVIPAEDVIAATEKLLPEDAPSVDRNVQL comes from the coding sequence GTGGAAAAGCCATTTCGAAAAATCCTGGTCATAAAGATGCGATATCACGGAGATATGTTATTAACTACTCCTGTCATCAGTACGCTCAAGCAGAATTATCCTGATGCAAAAATCGATATGCTGCTTTATCAGGACACCATCCCTATTTTGTCTGAAAACCCGGAAATTAATGCGCTCTACGGTATAAGCAATAAAAGTGCAGGAACATTCGATAAAATTAAAAATGTGCTTTCATTGATAAAAACTCTGCGTGCGAATAATTACGACCTGGTCATTAATCTTACGGATCAGTGGATGGTGGCACTGTTGGTACGTTGTTTACCCGCACAGGTGAAAATATCGCAACTTTATGGTCATCGGCAGCATAGCATCTGGAAAAAAAGCTTTACACACTTAGCGCCAATACACGGCACACATATTGTTGAGCGTAATTTATCGGTCCTTGAGCCATTAGGTATTACCGATTTCTACACTGATACAACAATGAGTTACGCCGAAGATTGCTGGAAGAAGATGCGCCAGGAATTAGATGCTCTGGGCGTGAAAGAGCATTATGTTGTTATCCAGCCGACTGCTCGTCAGATATTTAAGTGCTGGGATAACGATAAATTTTCTAAGGTTATCGATGCGTTGCAACAGCGAGGGTATCAGGTTGTGCTGACCTGCGGGCCTTCGGCAGATGATCTCGCCTGTATCGATGAAATAGTGCAAGGCTGCCAAACAAAACCTGTCGCTGGCCTTGCGGGTAAAACACGGTTTACTGAACTGGGTGCTTTAATTGATCATGCCGTACTCTTTATTGGTGTGGATTCTGCACCAGGACATATTGCAGCGGCAGTGAAAACGCCAATAATTAGTTTATTTGGTGCAACTGATCACATATTCTGGCGTCCCTGGACTGAGAATATTATTCAATTCTGGGCGGGGAATTATCAGCAAATGCCGAGCCGACATGAACTTGACCGCAATAAAAAATATCTTTCTGTTATCCCCGCGGAAGATGTTATCGCCGCTACGGAAAAGCTGCTGCCAGAAGATGCCCCTTCAGTTGACAGGAATGTACAATTATGA
- the rfaG gene encoding lipopolysaccharide glucosyltransferase I, translated as MIVAFCLYKYFPFGGLQRDFMRIASTVAARGHHVRVYTQSWEGECPKTFELIHVPVKSHTNHGRNAEYYAWVQNHLKAHPADRVVGFNKMPGLDVYFAADVCYAEKVAQEKGFLYRLTSRYRHYAAFERATFEHGKSTKLMMLTDKQITDFQKHYQTEPERFKILPPGIYPDRKYSEQIPNSREIYRQKNGIKEQQNLLLQVGSDFVRKGVDRSIEALAALPESLRHNTLLFVVGQDKPRKFEVLAEKLGVRSNVHFFSGRNDVSELMAAADLLLHPAYQEAAGIVLLEAITAGLPVLTTAVCGYAHYIADANCGTVIAEPFSQEQLNEVLRKALTQSSLRMAWAENARHYADTQDLYSLPEKAADIITGGLDG; from the coding sequence ATGATCGTGGCGTTTTGTTTATATAAATATTTTCCTTTTGGTGGGCTTCAACGTGATTTTATGCGTATTGCATCAACCGTTGCCGCACGAGGCCACCATGTTCGGGTCTATACGCAGTCGTGGGAAGGCGAGTGCCCAAAAACATTTGAGCTTATTCATGTGCCAGTTAAGTCCCATACCAACCATGGACGCAATGCAGAATATTATGCCTGGGTACAAAATCATCTCAAAGCGCATCCCGCTGATCGCGTTGTTGGGTTTAATAAGATGCCTGGGTTGGATGTTTATTTTGCCGCTGATGTTTGTTACGCCGAGAAAGTTGCGCAAGAAAAAGGTTTTTTATATCGTCTAACATCACGTTATCGTCATTATGCCGCATTTGAGCGAGCGACTTTCGAGCATGGTAAATCGACGAAACTCATGATGCTGACTGATAAGCAAATCACCGATTTCCAGAAGCATTATCAAACTGAACCTGAACGTTTTAAAATTCTTCCCCCCGGCATCTATCCGGACAGAAAATACAGCGAGCAAATCCCAAATAGCCGTGAAATTTATCGCCAGAAAAATGGCATAAAAGAGCAACAAAACTTATTGCTACAAGTTGGATCAGATTTTGTTCGTAAAGGTGTGGATCGCTCAATTGAAGCTTTGGCAGCGTTACCGGAATCATTACGCCACAATACGCTTTTGTTTGTTGTTGGCCAGGATAAACCGCGAAAATTCGAAGTGCTGGCAGAAAAACTCGGCGTGCGGAGCAACGTGCATTTCTTTTCCGGTCGCAATGATGTGTCAGAATTAATGGCTGCAGCCGATTTATTATTGCATCCCGCTTATCAGGAAGCTGCTGGTATCGTTCTCCTTGAAGCGATCACTGCTGGATTACCTGTTTTGACAACAGCGGTATGCGGCTACGCGCATTATATTGCCGATGCCAATTGTGGAACGGTTATCGCTGAACCTTTCTCCCAGGAACAATTAAATGAAGTTTTACGTAAAGCATTAACACAATCTTCATTGCGAATGGCCTGGGCGGAGAATGCTCGCCATTATGCCGATACTCAGGATTTGTATAGCTTGCCAGAGAAAGCCGCGGATATCATTACAGGTGGTTTAGATGGTTGA
- the rfaP gene encoding lipopolysaccharide core heptose(I) kinase RfaP — protein sequence MVELKEPLATLWRGKDAFAEVKELNGEVFRELETRRTLRFELSGKSYFLKWHKGTTLKEIIKNLLSLRMPVLGADREWHAIHRLSDVGVDTMNGIGFGEKGLNPLTRTSFIITEDLTPTISLEDYCADWAVNPPDVRIKRMLITRVATMVRKMHAAGINHRDCYICHFLLHLPFTGREDELKISVIDLHRAQIRSKVPRRWRDKDLIGLYFSSMNIGLTQRDIWRFMKVYFGMPLHEVLLREVNLIKEAGIKAQKIKERTIRKKL from the coding sequence ATGGTTGAATTAAAAGAGCCGCTTGCCACACTTTGGCGTGGTAAAGATGCTTTTGCCGAAGTTAAGGAACTGAATGGCGAGGTCTTCCGCGAACTGGAGACACGTCGCACATTACGCTTTGAACTGTCCGGGAAAAGCTATTTTCTTAAATGGCACAAGGGGACAACATTAAAAGAGATTATAAAAAATCTGCTCTCATTGCGGATGCCCGTTTTGGGCGCAGACAGAGAGTGGCATGCTATTCATCGCCTGAGTGATGTCGGTGTTGATACGATGAATGGCATTGGGTTTGGTGAAAAAGGTTTAAATCCATTAACCCGTACATCATTTATTATTACCGAAGATCTCACTCCCACGATTAGCCTTGAAGATTATTGTGCAGATTGGGCAGTCAACCCACCTGATGTGCGTATTAAACGTATGTTGATCACGCGAGTGGCAACCATGGTGCGTAAAATGCACGCAGCAGGGATAAATCACCGTGACTGTTACATTTGCCACTTTTTGCTTCATTTGCCATTTACTGGCCGGGAAGATGAATTAAAAATTTCGGTTATCGATCTACATCGGGCGCAGATACGCTCAAAAGTACCGCGCCGTTGGCGCGATAAAGACTTGATTGGCTTATATTTCTCATCAATGAATATTGGTCTGACGCAGAGAGATATATGGCGATTTATGAAGGTTTATTTTGGAATGCCTTTACACGAAGTTCTATTGCGGGAAGTTAACTTAATTAAAGAAGCAGGAATTAAGGCGCAAAAAATAAAAGAAAGAACAATAAGGAAAAAGCTTTAA
- a CDS encoding glycosyltransferase family 8 protein, translating to MLNIRNFVAKKQNLFQHEIPNVKHLHIALCFDRGFIMPAGVALYSIISNNSDINLHFHLLVSGISENECSVFSELEGPNTSISVYHVTDEFDINPDTLILGIPLSTCLRFLIPEVIDDKITNILYLDCDIICNSSLYELVDYDLNDYIACVIPDSPDMQDRVKQLDYGIEFINYFNAGVMLINTSAWKNENITQKALEMINNGKVYRYADQDVLNILLNGRLYYLDKKYNKKTTLSVRCDEEQKNLPNTIIMHYVTQNKPWYKIFRAQNFERYFYNSPWRHHKRMLSPSSSDIRLKAKVYWSEGKYGKAISYYYHYLFAKLFNVKI from the coding sequence TTGTTAAATATTAGGAACTTCGTCGCTAAGAAACAAAATTTATTTCAACACGAAATACCGAATGTTAAACATTTGCATATAGCATTATGCTTTGACCGTGGATTCATAATGCCAGCGGGTGTTGCATTATATTCAATCATTTCAAATAATAGTGATATTAATCTTCACTTTCACCTTCTTGTTTCAGGAATAAGTGAAAATGAATGCTCCGTATTTTCCGAACTAGAGGGACCGAATACGTCAATATCAGTATATCATGTGACAGATGAATTTGATATTAATCCGGACACCTTAATCCTGGGCATCCCGTTATCAACGTGTTTGCGTTTTTTAATCCCAGAGGTTATTGATGATAAAATAACAAATATACTTTATCTTGATTGTGATATCATATGTAATAGCTCTTTATATGAGCTCGTTGATTACGATTTAAATGATTATATAGCATGCGTCATCCCTGACTCACCAGATATGCAAGACCGTGTGAAACAGTTAGACTATGGCATTGAATTTATCAATTATTTTAATGCCGGAGTTATGCTTATTAATACCAGCGCATGGAAAAACGAGAACATAACACAAAAAGCGTTGGAGATGATCAACAATGGGAAAGTATATAGGTATGCAGACCAGGATGTGCTAAATATTTTACTTAATGGGCGATTATATTATCTCGATAAAAAATATAATAAAAAGACAACATTATCAGTAAGATGTGATGAAGAACAAAAAAATTTACCCAACACAATTATAATGCATTATGTTACTCAGAATAAACCATGGTATAAAATATTTAGGGCACAAAACTTTGAACGTTATTTTTATAATTCACCGTGGAGACATCATAAAAGGATGTTATCACCATCATCAAGTGATATTAGGTTAAAAGCTAAAGTTTATTGGTCCGAAGGGAAATATGGCAAAGCCATTTCTTATTATTATCATTATCTGTTCGCTAAATTATTCAACGTGAAAATTTAG
- the waaB gene encoding lipopolysaccharide 1,6-galactosyltransferase, whose translation MKIAFIGEAVSGFGGMETVIRDVINTFRQQHIQSEMFFFCRNDKMDKGWLEGIEYSCSFSNIRLGFLRRTKHIHALSKWLQDYQPDVVICIDVISCLYVAKARKKSGIDVPVFSWPHFSLDHKKHAEYITCADYHLAISSGIKQQMINRGVPESTINVIFNPAEAKDTVIPAPEEGETATFIYVGRMKFESQKRVKDLLDGLSQAQGNWKLHVLGDGSDFEKCQAYSRELNIDDRIVWYGWQQHPWELVQQDIKKVSALLLTSSFEGFPMTLLEALSWGIPCISADCVSGPADIIQSDVNGHLYQPGDITGFVTLLNKYIAGEIHIEHGKIPSSIDKFYKPKYYDRLHKIIISAISRRK comes from the coding sequence ATGAAAATAGCATTTATCGGCGAAGCGGTTTCTGGATTTGGTGGCATGGAAACGGTTATCCGCGATGTCATTAATACCTTCAGGCAACAACACATCCAAAGTGAAATGTTTTTCTTTTGTCGCAATGACAAAATGGATAAGGGATGGTTGGAAGGTATTGAATACTCGTGTTCATTTTCCAATATTCGGTTAGGTTTTTTGCGTCGAACGAAACATATTCATGCTTTAAGCAAATGGCTTCAGGATTATCAGCCAGATGTTGTTATTTGTATTGACGTTATCTCGTGTTTGTATGTGGCCAAAGCACGTAAAAAATCAGGAATTGATGTGCCAGTATTTTCATGGCCACATTTTTCTTTAGATCACAAAAAACATGCTGAATATATCACCTGTGCCGACTATCATTTAGCAATCAGCTCTGGCATTAAACAGCAAATGATTAATCGGGGTGTACCAGAATCGACGATAAATGTTATTTTTAATCCAGCCGAAGCTAAAGACACAGTCATTCCTGCGCCTGAGGAAGGCGAAACGGCAACGTTCATTTATGTTGGGCGTATGAAATTCGAGAGCCAGAAGCGGGTTAAAGACCTCCTTGATGGCTTATCACAAGCTCAAGGTAACTGGAAACTCCATGTATTGGGTGATGGCTCCGATTTTGAAAAATGCCAGGCTTATAGTAGAGAATTAAATATTGATGATCGAATTGTCTGGTATGGTTGGCAACAACATCCTTGGGAATTAGTCCAGCAAGATATTAAAAAAGTGAGTGCGTTATTACTCACGTCATCTTTTGAAGGTTTCCCAATGACTTTACTTGAAGCTTTATCATGGGGAATTCCTTGTATCAGTGCCGATTGTGTCTCCGGACCTGCTGACATTATTCAATCTGATGTTAATGGTCATCTGTATCAACCGGGAGATATTACTGGTTTTGTAACTCTTCTGAATAAATATATAGCAGGTGAAATTCATATCGAACATGGAAAAATTCCTTCATCGATAGATAAGTTTTATAAACCGAAGTATTACGACAGATTACATAAGATAATTATTTCTGCTATTTCCCGGAGGAAATAA
- the waaO gene encoding lipopolysaccharide 3-alpha-galactosyltransferase, whose protein sequence is MQQVFFQETEFLNSVIDYNHKVETENLCLDIAYGTDKNFLFGCGISIASILKYNEGSRLCFHIFTDYFGDDDRKYFDALALQYKTRIKIYLINGDRLRSLPSTKNWTYAIYFRFIIADYFINKVPKVLYLDADIICQGAIEPLTNFSFPDYKVAMVVTEGQADWWEKRAHSLGVAGIAKGYFNSGFLFINTEQWAVEQVSARAIAMLNEPEIIKKITHPDQDVLNMLLADKLIFADIKYNTQFSLNYQLKESFKNPVNENTIFIHYIGPTKPWHDWAWDYPVSQAFMEAKNASPWKNTALLKPNNSNQLRYSAKHMLKKHRYLKGFSNYLLYFIKKIMH, encoded by the coding sequence ATGCAGCAGGTGTTTTTCCAGGAAACTGAGTTTCTTAATTCAGTTATTGATTATAATCATAAAGTAGAAACAGAAAATCTTTGTCTGGACATCGCTTATGGAACTGACAAAAATTTTCTTTTTGGTTGCGGAATATCGATTGCTTCTATATTAAAATATAATGAAGGAAGTCGATTGTGTTTCCATATTTTTACTGATTATTTTGGTGATGATGATCGTAAGTATTTTGATGCTCTGGCGTTACAGTATAAAACCAGAATTAAAATATATCTAATTAATGGTGATCGACTTCGATCATTGCCAAGTACCAAGAACTGGACTTATGCAATATATTTTCGATTTATTATTGCGGATTACTTTATTAATAAGGTGCCTAAAGTCCTTTATCTGGATGCAGATATCATTTGCCAGGGGGCTATTGAGCCACTAACCAATTTCTCGTTTCCAGACTATAAAGTCGCAATGGTTGTTACGGAAGGCCAGGCTGACTGGTGGGAAAAACGCGCACATTCGTTAGGTGTTGCGGGGATTGCTAAAGGTTACTTTAACTCCGGTTTTTTATTTATCAATACAGAACAATGGGCAGTCGAGCAGGTTTCTGCGCGAGCCATTGCAATGTTAAATGAACCAGAAATAATCAAAAAAATAACACATCCTGATCAGGATGTATTAAATATGCTGCTGGCAGACAAACTTATTTTTGCTGATATTAAATATAACACCCAGTTTAGCTTAAATTATCAACTCAAAGAAAGTTTTAAAAACCCAGTAAACGAAAATACTATTTTTATCCATTATATCGGTCCAACCAAGCCCTGGCATGACTGGGCCTGGGATTATCCTGTATCACAAGCCTTTATGGAGGCAAAAAATGCTTCGCCATGGAAGAATACGGCGTTGCTGAAACCTAACAATAGCAATCAATTAAGGTATAGCGCAAAACATATGCTTAAAAAGCATAGATATCTAAAAGGATTTAGCAATTATCTTTTGTATTTTATTAAAAAGATAATGCATTAA
- the rfaJ gene encoding lipopolysaccharide 1,2-glucosyltransferase RfaJ produces the protein MDSFPAIEIDKVKAWDFRLADINTSECLNVAYGVDANYLDGVGVSITSIVLNNRHINLDFYIIADIYNDDFFQKVAKLAEQYQLRITLYRINTDKLQCLPCTQVWSRAMYFRLFAFQLLGLTLDRLLYLDADVVCKGDISPLLYLDLNGAVAAVVKDVEPMQEKAVSRLSDPELLGQYFNSGVVYLDLKKWVDAKLTEKALSILMSKDNIYKYPDQDVMNVLLKGMTIFLPREYNTIYTIKSELKDKTHQNYKKLITESTLLIHYTGATKPWHKWAIYPSVKYYKIALENSPWKDDSPRDAKSIIEFKKRYKHLLVQHHYISGIIAGVCYLCRKYYRK, from the coding sequence GTGGACTCATTTCCTGCCATAGAGATAGATAAAGTTAAAGCCTGGGATTTTCGGCTAGCTGATATAAATACTTCTGAATGTTTAAATGTTGCCTATGGTGTCGATGCTAATTATCTTGATGGTGTAGGCGTTTCTATCACATCAATTGTTCTAAATAATCGACATATTAATCTTGATTTTTATATTATTGCTGATATCTACAATGATGATTTTTTTCAAAAAGTCGCAAAACTTGCAGAACAATACCAATTAAGAATCACGTTATATAGAATTAATACTGATAAGCTTCAGTGCTTGCCTTGTACACAGGTCTGGTCAAGAGCAATGTACTTTCGCTTATTTGCATTTCAATTATTGGGTTTAACGCTTGATCGTTTGCTTTATCTTGATGCGGATGTTGTTTGTAAAGGTGATATTAGCCCGCTATTGTATCTGGATTTAAACGGAGCGGTGGCTGCTGTTGTTAAAGATGTTGAGCCAATGCAGGAAAAGGCAGTGTCAAGGTTGTCTGATCCTGAACTACTGGGGCAGTACTTTAATTCTGGTGTCGTTTATTTAGACTTAAAAAAATGGGTTGACGCAAAACTAACAGAAAAAGCGTTGTCTATTCTTATGAGCAAAGATAATATTTATAAATATCCTGACCAGGATGTTATGAATGTCTTACTGAAGGGAATGACAATATTTTTACCTCGTGAGTACAATACAATTTATACAATTAAAAGTGAATTAAAAGATAAAACACATCAAAACTATAAAAAGTTGATTACAGAAAGTACTCTTCTTATTCATTATACAGGTGCTACTAAACCGTGGCACAAATGGGCAATATATCCATCGGTGAAATACTATAAAATAGCGTTAGAAAATTCCCCCTGGAAAGATGACTCTCCGCGAGATGCAAAATCAATTATTGAATTTAAAAAAAGATATAAACATCTGTTAGTGCAACATCATTATATCTCAGGAATCATAGCAGGAGTCTGTTATCTTTGCCGAAAATATTACCGTAAATAA
- the rfaY gene encoding lipopolysaccharide core heptose(II) kinase RfaY yields MIQKNKIKDLVVFTDESNSKYLNVLNDVLSYNINIIKVFRSIDDTKVMLIDTDYGKLILKVFSPKVKRNERFFKSLLKGDYYERLFEQTQKVRNEGLNTLNDFYLLAERKTLRFVHTYIMIIEYIDGVELCDIPDIDDVLKNKIQQSINSLHQHGMVSGDPHRGNFIIKNGEVRIIDLSGKRASAQRKAKDRIDLERHYGIKNEIKDLGYYLLVYRKKMRNFMRRLKGKPAR; encoded by the coding sequence ATGATTCAGAAGAACAAGATCAAAGACTTAGTTGTTTTTACCGATGAAAGCAATTCAAAGTATCTCAATGTATTAAATGACGTCTTGTCTTATAATATAAATATCATCAAAGTTTTTCGTTCTATTGATGATACGAAAGTCATGCTTATTGATACCGATTACGGTAAATTAATACTTAAGGTCTTTTCCCCGAAAGTTAAGCGTAACGAACGTTTCTTTAAGTCGCTGTTAAAAGGTGATTATTACGAACGCCTTTTTGAGCAAACCCAAAAAGTACGAAATGAAGGGTTAAATACCCTCAATGATTTTTATTTGTTGGCTGAGCGAAAAACCTTACGATTCGTCCATACTTATATCATGATTATCGAGTATATTGATGGTGTAGAGTTGTGTGATATACCCGATATTGATGATGTACTAAAAAATAAAATTCAGCAATCAATTAATTCATTGCATCAACATGGTATGGTTTCTGGTGATCCCCATCGTGGTAACTTCATTATAAAAAATGGTGAGGTTAGAATTATTGATCTTTCAGGAAAACGTGCTTCAGCACAGCGTAAAGCGAAAGATCGTATTGATTTAGAGCGTCATTACGGTATTAAAAATGAGATTAAAGATCTAGGTTATTATCTTTTAGTATATCGTAAAAAAATGCGCAATTTTATGCGGCGTTTGAAAGGGAAACCAGCACGCTAA
- the waaZ gene encoding 3-deoxy-D-manno-oct-2-ulosonate III transferase WaaZ: protein MKNIRYIDKKDVENLIENKTSDDVIIFLSGPTSQKTPLSILRAKDIIAVNGSAQYLLSHNIVPFIYVLTDVRFLHQRRDDFYKFSQRSRYTIVNIDVYEHASEEDKLYILQNCLVLRSFYRREKGGFIKKIKFNILSQIHKELLISVPWSKRGRLVGFCKDISLGYCSCHTIAFAAIQIAYSLKYARIICSGLDLTGSCSRFYDENNNPMPSELSRDLFKILPFFRFMRDNVEDINIYNLSDDTAIQYDIIPFMKVSEIEGSCSSIK from the coding sequence ATGAAGAATATTCGATACATTGACAAAAAGGATGTTGAAAACCTGATAGAAAATAAGACATCTGATGATGTTATTATTTTTCTGTCTGGTCCCACATCGCAAAAGACGCCTTTGTCGATATTACGGGCAAAGGATATTATTGCTGTCAATGGTTCAGCGCAATATCTGTTAAGTCATAATATTGTTCCCTTTATATATGTACTTACAGATGTTCGCTTTTTACATCAGCGTCGTGATGATTTTTATAAATTTAGCCAGAGAAGTCGTTATACCATAGTAAACATTGACGTTTATGAACACGCTTCCGAAGAAGATAAACTTTATATCCTCCAGAACTGCCTTGTATTACGGTCTTTTTACCGCCGGGAAAAAGGTGGTTTTATAAAGAAGATCAAATTTAATATATTGAGTCAGATTCACAAAGAACTGCTGATCTCTGTACCTTGGTCTAAAAGAGGTCGTCTGGTCGGATTTTGCAAGGACATCAGTCTTGGTTATTGCTCATGTCACACTATTGCCTTTGCTGCAATTCAAATAGCATATTCACTGAAGTATGCACGGATTATTTGTTCTGGTCTGGATTTAACTGGTAGCTGCTCGAGATTCTATGATGAAAATAATAATCCCATGCCCTCAGAATTGAGTAGGGATTTATTCAAAATATTACCATTTTTCCGCTTTATGCGTGATAATGTAGAAGATATTAATATTTATAATTTGTCAGATGATACAGCAATTCAATATGATATTATTCCATTTATGAAAGTATCAGAAATTGAAGGCTCTTGTAGCTCGATAAAATAA